In one window of Candidatus Deferrimicrobiaceae bacterium DNA:
- a CDS encoding acetyl-CoA hydrolase/transferase C-terminal domain-containing protein, producing the protein MSEYGTLKDRVRCKSLLGKVMSAEETIPFFKNGMSLGWSGFTPAGYPKAVPIALADHVEKNNLQGQMRFSLFTGASVGAETEDRWASLDMLDRRWPYQTGKNIAAGINEGRIRMGDKHLSLFAQDLGYGFYTKDTDSGKLDLAIIEVSAITEDGGLVPTSSCGVIPEILKICDRIIVEVNVGQPSFEGMHDNVSCDNPPERQVLNITRADSRIGTPHVPCDPGKIIAVVESRYRDNGRAFSDQDETSGAIANHIIDFFTHEVKAGRLPKNLLPLQSGVGSIANAVIGGLAKGPFSNLTVYTEVLQDTMLDLIDSGKLDCASSCSLSLSKDEGFPRFFADMDKYSGKILLRPLSISNAPEPIRRLGVIAMNTPVEIDIYAHANSTLVGGTRMINGIGGSGDFLRNGFLKIMHTPSSRPSKTDPNGISCVVPHCSHIDHTEHDLDCVVTERGLADVRGLAPKERARRIIKNCAHPDYQPILGEYLDIATKDCIARKVGHEPQLWDRAFKMQLNLAQNGTMKITNWDMKIDLCEKGGNA; encoded by the coding sequence ATGTCGGAATACGGAACGTTAAAGGATCGGGTTCGCTGCAAGTCGCTGCTGGGCAAGGTGATGAGTGCCGAGGAGACCATTCCGTTCTTCAAGAACGGCATGAGCCTGGGATGGTCCGGTTTCACGCCCGCCGGGTATCCCAAGGCGGTCCCGATCGCCCTGGCCGACCATGTCGAGAAGAACAACCTTCAGGGCCAGATGCGGTTCAGTCTCTTCACCGGGGCATCGGTCGGCGCGGAGACGGAAGACCGGTGGGCGAGCCTCGACATGCTCGATCGCCGCTGGCCCTACCAGACCGGCAAGAACATCGCGGCGGGCATCAACGAGGGGCGCATCCGGATGGGGGACAAGCATCTCTCCCTGTTCGCCCAGGATCTCGGGTACGGGTTCTACACCAAGGACACCGACAGCGGGAAGCTGGACCTGGCGATCATCGAGGTCTCCGCCATCACGGAAGACGGCGGGCTGGTGCCCACCTCATCCTGCGGCGTCATCCCCGAGATCCTCAAGATCTGCGACCGCATCATCGTGGAAGTCAACGTGGGGCAGCCGTCGTTCGAAGGCATGCACGACAACGTCAGCTGCGATAATCCGCCGGAGCGACAGGTGCTGAACATCACCCGGGCCGATTCGCGGATCGGCACTCCCCATGTCCCGTGCGATCCGGGCAAGATCATCGCCGTCGTGGAGTCGCGGTACCGGGACAACGGGCGCGCATTTTCCGATCAGGACGAGACGTCCGGGGCGATCGCCAACCACATCATCGACTTCTTCACCCACGAGGTGAAGGCCGGCCGCCTGCCGAAGAACCTGCTGCCGCTGCAGTCCGGCGTCGGATCCATCGCGAACGCGGTCATCGGCGGGCTGGCCAAGGGGCCGTTTTCCAACCTGACCGTCTATACCGAAGTGCTCCAGGACACGATGCTCGACCTGATCGACTCGGGCAAGCTGGACTGCGCCTCGTCCTGCTCGCTGTCGCTCTCGAAGGACGAGGGCTTCCCGCGTTTCTTCGCCGACATGGACAAGTATTCCGGCAAGATCCTCCTGCGGCCGCTCTCGATCTCGAACGCGCCCGAGCCGATCCGGCGCCTGGGCGTCATCGCGATGAACACCCCGGTCGAAATCGACATCTACGCGCACGCCAACTCGACGCTGGTCGGCGGCACCCGGATGATCAACGGGATCGGCGGCTCGGGCGATTTCCTGCGCAACGGCTTCCTGAAGATCATGCACACCCCGTCTTCCCGCCCGTCGAAGACCGACCCGAACGGCATCTCCTGCGTCGTGCCCCACTGTTCCCACATCGATCACACCGAGCATGACCTCGACTGCGTGGTCACCGAGCGGGGACTGGCGGACGTGCGGGGGCTTGCGCCGAAGGAACGCGCCCGGCGGATCATCAAGAACTGCGCCCATCCCGATTACCAGCCGATCCTGGGCGAGTATCTCGATATCGCGACCAAGGACTGCATCGCCCGGAAAGTCGGCCACGAGCCCCAGCTGTGGGACCGGGCCTTCAAGATGCAGCTGAACCTGGCGCAGAACGGCACCATGAAGATCACGAACTGGGACATGAAGATCGATCTGTGCGAAAAGGGAGGGAATGCATAA
- the priA gene encoding primosomal protein N': protein MRSLFPSDEKYVEVAVPLPLDKPFTYRVPAGQEARARVGVRVLVPFGAQKLTGLVTAVVDESALEGHAAKAVLAFLDDEPYITERHLAFLSRAARECLAPLGEMLRTALPRGLARHEAPTAPRTETVYHLAPGAPEGAPMTPKQRLVADALREAGELAAGALSEKVPGGGDAAKRMAARGWLLAEARERVVGLSDTHLPDLAGALDPTPAQATALEAIGAALRGPESAAFVLHGITGSGKTEVYLRAIDMARAQGRQSIYLVPEIVLTPQLLGRVRSRFGDGVAVLHSQLTPAERTAQWRKVRAGEVFLCVGARSAVFSPFPALGLIVVDEEHDAAYKQEEGIRYQARDLALLRAGIEGATVLLGSATPSAEAIRMTRTGAATLLDLPERIGDSKLPDIRIVDLRGQVDRRGADRYFTPELETAVEETLARGEKAMLFLNRRGYAPVLSCLDCAATVQCPNCQVSLAFHKEYDALLCHYCHVRQKPPDACPSCGGHKLAQLGLGTERLAAWAEKRWPDARVARLDSDVGRTKGAASGVLSRMHRGEVDILVGTQMIAKGHDFPEVTFVGVLYADASLNFIDFRASERTFQVLTQVAGRAGRGDRPGSVLIQTLSPDNSCLRKIAAHDFFGFMNEELAVRESLEYPPYGRMMLLRLWGPKEERVRDAAALVAAALSEALAAHEIRLLGPAPSPIAKVKKLYRYQILLKMPADFPVADVFPELLRPLRDAVRRHGARMEADVDPYHMLV, encoded by the coding sequence ATGCGATCGCTATTCCCTTCCGATGAAAAGTATGTCGAGGTCGCGGTGCCGCTGCCGCTCGACAAGCCGTTCACCTATCGCGTTCCGGCGGGGCAGGAGGCGCGTGCGAGGGTCGGCGTCCGGGTGCTGGTGCCATTCGGTGCGCAGAAGTTGACGGGGTTGGTGACCGCGGTCGTCGACGAATCGGCGCTCGAGGGTCACGCGGCCAAGGCGGTCCTGGCGTTCCTCGACGACGAGCCGTACATCACCGAGCGGCACCTCGCGTTCCTTTCGCGCGCGGCACGCGAGTGTCTCGCGCCGCTGGGCGAGATGCTGCGCACGGCGCTGCCGCGCGGCCTGGCGCGCCACGAGGCGCCGACGGCGCCGCGCACCGAGACGGTCTACCACCTCGCGCCCGGCGCGCCCGAGGGGGCGCCGATGACCCCGAAGCAGCGGCTCGTGGCCGACGCGCTGCGCGAGGCCGGCGAGCTGGCTGCGGGGGCGCTCTCCGAAAAGGTGCCGGGCGGGGGCGATGCGGCGAAGCGCATGGCGGCGCGGGGGTGGCTCCTCGCCGAAGCGCGGGAGCGGGTGGTCGGGCTGTCCGATACGCACCTGCCCGACCTGGCGGGGGCGCTCGATCCGACGCCGGCGCAGGCGACGGCGCTCGAGGCGATCGGCGCCGCGCTTCGGGGGCCGGAGTCCGCGGCCTTCGTCCTGCACGGGATCACCGGCTCGGGCAAGACCGAGGTGTACCTCCGGGCGATCGACATGGCGCGCGCGCAGGGGCGGCAGTCGATCTACCTCGTGCCCGAGATCGTTCTCACGCCGCAGTTGCTCGGGCGCGTCCGGTCGCGCTTCGGCGACGGCGTCGCCGTGCTGCACAGCCAGCTGACGCCGGCCGAGCGGACCGCGCAGTGGCGCAAGGTCCGGGCGGGCGAGGTTTTCCTGTGCGTCGGCGCCCGGTCGGCGGTGTTCTCCCCCTTCCCGGCGCTCGGCTTGATCGTGGTCGACGAAGAGCACGATGCCGCATACAAGCAGGAGGAGGGGATCCGGTACCAGGCGCGCGACCTCGCGCTGCTGCGGGCCGGCATCGAGGGGGCCACGGTGCTGCTGGGTTCGGCGACGCCGTCGGCCGAGGCGATCCGAATGACGCGGACGGGGGCGGCGACGCTGCTCGACCTGCCCGAGCGGATCGGCGACAGCAAGCTGCCCGACATCCGGATCGTGGACCTGCGGGGCCAGGTCGATCGTCGAGGGGCCGACCGGTACTTTACCCCCGAACTCGAAACGGCGGTCGAGGAGACGCTGGCGCGCGGCGAGAAGGCGATGCTCTTCCTCAACCGTCGCGGCTACGCCCCCGTGCTCTCGTGCCTCGATTGCGCGGCGACGGTCCAGTGTCCCAACTGCCAGGTTTCGCTCGCCTTCCACAAAGAATACGACGCGCTGCTCTGCCACTATTGCCATGTCCGGCAAAAGCCGCCCGACGCCTGCCCGTCGTGCGGCGGACACAAGCTGGCGCAGCTGGGGCTGGGGACCGAGCGGCTGGCGGCTTGGGCCGAGAAGCGCTGGCCCGATGCGCGGGTGGCGCGGCTCGATTCCGACGTCGGCCGGACGAAGGGCGCCGCGAGCGGCGTGCTCTCGCGGATGCACCGGGGAGAGGTCGACATCCTCGTCGGCACGCAGATGATCGCCAAGGGGCACGACTTCCCCGAGGTGACGTTCGTGGGCGTCCTCTACGCCGACGCCTCGCTCAACTTCATCGACTTCAGGGCGTCCGAGCGCACCTTCCAGGTGCTGACGCAGGTGGCCGGGCGCGCGGGGCGCGGCGACCGGCCGGGGTCGGTGCTCATCCAGACGCTGTCTCCCGACAACAGCTGTCTTCGGAAGATCGCGGCACACGATTTTTTCGGGTTCATGAACGAGGAGCTGGCGGTGCGGGAGTCGCTCGAATACCCGCCATACGGGCGAATGATGTTGCTGCGCCTTTGGGGGCCGAAGGAGGAGCGGGTGCGCGATGCGGCGGCCCTCGTGGCCGCGGCGCTTTCGGAAGCGCTCGCGGCGCACGAGATCCGGTTGTTGGGCCCCGCCCCCTCGCCGATCGCGAAGGTGAAGAAGCTGTACCGCTATCAAATACTGCTCAAGATGCCGGCCGATTTTCCCGTGGCCGACGTGTTTCCGGAGCTGCTGCGCCCGTTGCGTGACGCCGTCCGCCGCCATGGCGCCCGGATGGAAGCCGACGTCGATCCCTACCACATGCTCGTCTGA
- a CDS encoding acetate uptake transporter — MAISTLQERIPVFAIDDAAAYSIRDTTGNPAPLGLLGFGMTTVLLNLHNAGMFPMDAMILGMGIFYGGLGQIIVGIMEWKKKNTFGATAFTSYGIFWLTLVALVILPRTGLVAAPADSSMTAYLSMWGLFTGVLFIATLRLSRALQVVFGSLTVLFFLLAAGDATGSHAVKILAGYEGIFCGLSAIYAGLAQVLNEVYGKTVAPLG, encoded by the coding sequence ATGGCCATATCGACACTGCAGGAACGGATCCCCGTATTCGCGATCGACGACGCTGCCGCCTACTCGATTCGCGACACCACGGGGAATCCGGCGCCGCTCGGGCTCCTGGGCTTCGGCATGACGACCGTCCTGTTGAACCTGCACAACGCGGGGATGTTCCCTATGGACGCGATGATCCTCGGCATGGGGATTTTTTACGGAGGCCTCGGACAGATCATCGTCGGGATCATGGAATGGAAGAAAAAGAACACGTTCGGCGCGACGGCGTTTACGTCCTACGGCATTTTCTGGCTGACGCTGGTCGCGCTGGTCATTCTTCCCCGGACGGGCCTCGTCGCGGCGCCCGCGGATTCTTCGATGACCGCCTACCTGTCGATGTGGGGGCTCTTCACCGGCGTCCTCTTCATCGCCACGTTGCGGCTCAGCCGGGCTCTGCAGGTCGTGTTCGGCTCGCTGACGGTGCTGTTTTTCCTCCTGGCGGCAGGAGATGCGACCGGAAGCCACGCAGTCAAGATCCTGGCCGGCTACGAGGGGATCTTCTGCGGCCTGTCCGCGATCTATGCCGGGCTGGCGCAGGTGCTCAACGAGGTCTACGGGAAGACGGTCGCGCCGCTCGGCTGA
- a CDS encoding XRE family transcriptional regulator has translation MLDIGSKIRHLRQINGLAQSDLAERAGLTKGAISQIERNISTPSVPTLLEIIAALNETPSSFFAAADEVRVLFRKSEALPSDLSGYHRFVTLLPRSRRRSVTAYNAVIRPGGKPIPEHAQEGENFVFVVNGRLGLQLGKAVYVARKGDSLYFRGESGFTFLNKGKAPVEFLWVKANA, from the coding sequence GTGCTCGATATCGGTTCAAAGATCCGGCACCTGCGGCAGATCAACGGGCTGGCCCAGTCCGACCTGGCCGAGCGGGCCGGACTCACCAAGGGCGCCATCTCCCAGATCGAGCGCAACATCTCCACGCCTTCCGTCCCCACGCTCCTCGAAATCATTGCCGCCCTCAACGAAACGCCCTCCTCCTTCTTCGCCGCGGCCGACGAAGTCAGGGTCCTGTTCCGCAAATCCGAGGCGCTTCCTTCCGACCTTTCCGGCTACCACCGGTTCGTGACGCTGCTCCCACGCAGCCGCCGCCGGTCCGTCACCGCCTACAACGCCGTCATCCGGCCGGGAGGCAAGCCGATTCCCGAGCATGCGCAGGAAGGCGAAAACTTCGTGTTCGTGGTCAATGGGCGGCTCGGCCTCCAGCTCGGCAAGGCGGTCTATGTCGCCCGAAAAGGAGATAGCCTCTACTTCCGCGGCGAGAGCGGTTTCACCTTCCTCAACAAGGGGAAGGCGCCCGTCGAATTTCTTTGGGTCAAGGCCAATGCATAA
- a CDS encoding PKD domain-containing protein, translated as MFLAVIGVAVLSSAAFPAGFSTQYRYDELNRLHQVVYGDGSIIEYAYDNVGNRTVKRPPLPPQVTSLTATPATGSYPLPVTLTAVASAPGGSIASYAFDFGDGSSIVSGSSPNASHTYIAAGSYTAKVTVTDNWGATAFRTTPVSVTMSNLPPTISSFVATPSSGVYPLVVVFTVAASDPDGSIASVQWDFNGDNTVDQTTTGLTVSHTYTSSGSYTAKVRVIDNLGASSASSSVPITATTANHPPVVSNFTATPTDGDAPLTVNFQLTATDPEAAGNVRVDWNYTGALDGNGNYIVNKTETRASGSTFTASNLYSTAGSFTTRAIVTDASGIVTVVPQTITVYATPHAPRATLTGYPTTGTHPHLINFTAAAALAPGRTVTKVDWDFDGNGTTDSTTTGLTTTYTFNSPGSRTTRATVTDSTGQTSTATLYSVTYPANSQPSITSLTATPTSGYPPLPVTFTVAASDSDGTIDHVDWDFDGNGIFDAQTQGLSTTYIYKTPGTYTVKAQVVDNWSGKTHQTIKITVSSGNPTVTAFTATPSSGFAPLTTILQLAVTYGSGASLSKVDWDFDGNGTVDRTTTTLSTSYTYSGVGKFVPTAKIYDTKGRITTAVFASYVDGKPVVPIINAVTITPSTSGITPYPVTFTLNASPSAGSPSGTTIARAEWDFNGDNTVDQTTTALSVSHTYTSAGYYPGRVRVFDNNGIASAYSDIPIRTAAPNTPPTIQSVAVTFPAEKFAPVSPTAIVTAYAPGKTIVRYDWDQNGDGIVDFFTTTAGPVTLSYNTPGTYNLTVTAVDSDGLSSQFVQPVQVLAGPVIKASVAYVGSYSSSVREYRVVLTNVGTGTGTAVIATDMTATVAAGTGTTSTAFPILNPPLGLRDIPVGTNALIKFFLNSSSTVTQVNLGVGGTLKNADGVNGTFSKSVITNK; from the coding sequence TTGTTTCTTGCGGTGATCGGCGTTGCCGTCTTGTCCTCGGCCGCCTTCCCGGCAGGCTTTTCCACACAATACCGCTACGACGAGTTGAACCGCCTCCACCAAGTGGTGTATGGCGACGGCTCCATAATCGAGTATGCCTACGATAACGTCGGCAACCGGACCGTAAAAAGACCCCCTCTGCCTCCGCAGGTCACCTCCCTGACGGCCACGCCCGCTACGGGGAGCTATCCGCTGCCTGTGACGCTTACCGCCGTCGCATCGGCTCCCGGCGGCTCGATCGCGAGCTACGCTTTCGATTTCGGAGACGGATCCTCCATTGTCAGCGGGAGTTCCCCGAACGCGTCTCACACATACATCGCAGCGGGCAGCTATACCGCCAAAGTGACGGTAACGGACAATTGGGGCGCCACGGCGTTCCGAACGACCCCCGTTTCGGTCACGATGTCGAACCTCCCCCCGACGATCAGTTCATTTGTTGCAACGCCTTCCTCGGGAGTCTATCCGCTGGTGGTCGTTTTCACCGTAGCGGCTTCCGATCCGGACGGGTCCATCGCCTCCGTGCAATGGGACTTCAACGGGGACAATACGGTTGACCAGACCACCACGGGGTTGACCGTCTCCCACACCTACACGTCGTCTGGCAGTTACACGGCCAAGGTCCGGGTGATCGACAACCTGGGCGCGTCGTCCGCATCCTCCTCGGTACCCATCACGGCGACAACCGCGAACCATCCCCCGGTGGTGAGCAACTTCACGGCAACCCCGACCGACGGCGACGCCCCGCTGACGGTCAATTTCCAGCTCACAGCGACCGATCCGGAAGCCGCGGGCAACGTCCGGGTCGACTGGAACTACACTGGCGCCCTGGACGGGAACGGCAACTACATCGTCAACAAGACGGAGACCAGGGCGAGCGGGTCTACCTTCACGGCATCCAACCTGTATTCGACAGCGGGCAGCTTTACGACCCGAGCGATCGTGACCGATGCTTCCGGCATCGTCACCGTGGTTCCCCAGACCATCACGGTGTACGCCACGCCTCATGCGCCGCGAGCCACCCTGACCGGCTACCCGACGACGGGAACCCATCCGCACCTGATCAATTTCACGGCCGCCGCGGCGTTGGCCCCGGGTCGGACCGTCACCAAGGTGGACTGGGATTTCGACGGCAACGGAACTACGGATTCCACGACCACCGGCCTTACCACCACGTACACATTCAATTCTCCTGGATCCCGCACCACGCGGGCGACGGTTACCGACAGCACGGGCCAGACCAGCACTGCCACTCTCTACTCGGTCACCTATCCCGCCAATTCCCAGCCGAGCATCACGTCGCTTACGGCCACGCCGACTTCCGGCTACCCGCCGTTGCCGGTCACCTTCACCGTGGCGGCTTCGGATTCGGATGGGACGATCGATCACGTGGACTGGGACTTCGACGGCAACGGCATCTTCGATGCGCAGACCCAAGGCCTTTCGACCACGTATATCTACAAAACGCCCGGGACCTATACGGTCAAGGCACAGGTCGTCGACAACTGGAGCGGCAAGACCCATCAGACCATCAAGATCACCGTCAGCTCCGGAAACCCGACGGTGACCGCCTTTACAGCGACGCCATCCAGCGGGTTCGCGCCGCTGACGACGATCCTCCAACTCGCCGTGACGTACGGAAGCGGCGCTTCCCTGTCGAAAGTCGATTGGGATTTCGACGGCAACGGGACCGTGGACCGCACCACGACGACGCTGTCCACCAGCTACACTTACAGCGGCGTCGGGAAGTTCGTCCCGACCGCCAAGATCTACGACACGAAAGGCCGGATCACCACAGCGGTCTTTGCGTCTTACGTGGACGGCAAACCGGTCGTGCCGATCATCAACGCGGTCACCATCACGCCGTCGACTTCGGGAATCACGCCGTATCCGGTGACCTTTACGCTCAACGCCTCCCCGTCGGCCGGTTCTCCATCCGGCACGACGATCGCCCGGGCGGAATGGGACTTTAACGGCGACAACACGGTGGACCAGACCACGACAGCCCTGTCCGTTTCCCACACCTACACTTCGGCCGGCTACTACCCGGGCCGGGTCCGGGTCTTTGACAACAACGGTATCGCCTCGGCCTACAGCGATATCCCGATCCGTACGGCTGCTCCGAACACGCCGCCCACGATCCAATCCGTCGCCGTGACGTTCCCGGCCGAGAAGTTCGCGCCGGTTTCCCCGACGGCCATCGTGACGGCCTATGCACCGGGCAAGACGATCGTTCGGTACGACTGGGACCAAAACGGAGACGGGATCGTCGACTTCTTCACCACCACCGCAGGGCCGGTCACGCTCAGCTACAACACGCCGGGAACCTACAACCTGACGGTCACGGCCGTCGACAGCGACGGACTCTCCTCGCAATTCGTCCAGCCCGTGCAGGTTTTGGCAGGTCCGGTGATCAAGGCATCCGTTGCCTATGTGGGCAGTTACAGCAGTTCGGTCCGGGAATACCGTGTGGTCCTGACCAACGTAGGGACCGGAACCGGGACTGCGGTGATTGCCACCGACATGACGGCCACCGTTGCCGCCGGGACAGGAACGACCAGCACGGCTTTCCCGATCCTCAATCCGCCACTTGGCCTGCGGGACATTCCGGTCGGGACGAATGCGTTGATCAAGTTTTTCCTCAATTCGTCCTCGACGGTCACCCAGGTCAACTTGGGAGTGGGCGGGACCCTGAAGAATGCGGATGGAGTGAACGGCACTTTCAGCAAGTCTGTCATCACGAACAAGTAG
- a CDS encoding PKD domain-containing protein: MKRGNNFGVLTAALLLALAALIPGRASAISGPAVTSFTATPTEGVVPLSVSFQVTASDPAGGAIVKTLWDFDGDDVTAETTTDNRTVTHLYDKTGTYLVKATVVNGRGETGQSVVRVEVVDGPQVSLQVLASGTRAPGVAYADLEIGNIGTAEASNVRIESVSGKTADGATLGQNLSYSPVYPLPGEVVDPASLEPTSLPIQLGRIRPGERTRVRYCFDVPQGVTSFLVTQTGFVYDADGKARGYTSSPVSVILSP, translated from the coding sequence ATGAAGAGGGGTAATAATTTCGGAGTTCTGACCGCGGCGCTCCTGTTGGCGCTTGCCGCTTTAATCCCCGGAAGGGCATCCGCCATCAGTGGTCCCGCCGTGACTTCATTCACTGCGACCCCGACAGAAGGAGTCGTTCCCTTGTCGGTATCGTTTCAGGTTACCGCGTCCGATCCTGCCGGCGGAGCTATCGTGAAAACGCTGTGGGATTTTGACGGCGACGACGTCACCGCTGAAACGACGACGGACAACCGGACGGTCACCCACCTGTACGACAAAACGGGAACATACTTGGTCAAGGCAACGGTTGTGAATGGTCGCGGGGAAACCGGGCAGAGCGTCGTTCGGGTCGAAGTTGTGGACGGGCCGCAGGTGTCCTTGCAGGTGCTTGCCTCTGGAACCCGCGCGCCCGGCGTGGCGTATGCGGACCTGGAGATCGGGAATATCGGTACGGCCGAGGCGTCGAACGTCCGGATCGAAAGCGTCTCGGGGAAAACCGCTGACGGCGCGACGCTGGGCCAGAACCTGTCGTACTCGCCCGTGTATCCCCTTCCAGGAGAAGTAGTGGACCCGGCATCGCTGGAACCCACCTCACTGCCGATCCAACTGGGCCGAATCCGTCCCGGCGAACGGACGCGTGTGCGGTACTGCTTCGACGTCCCGCAAGGGGTAACATCTTTCCTGGTTACCCAAACTGGATTTGTCTACGATGCTGACGGAAAGGCCAGAGGCTACACGTCCTCACCGGTTTCCGTCATCCTGTCGCCATAA
- a CDS encoding GntR family transcriptional regulator produces MDSNRDISPSSASLTDRVFEILQDAITKGEIPAGSKISEPELSKAHGISRGTLREALSRLEERRLVVRSPNHGARVVSLSYEELIETYQIREALGGLGASLAAVNMTDEEIASLRSLLREHEKSIAEDQGLSYYQKEGELDFHYRILKGSRNRKLLAILDGGLYQLIRMYRYQYSTASPRPYQALKEHHRIVDAIEERDSELADLLMRRHIRTARLSVEERHRQAIEAQNRHA; encoded by the coding sequence ATGGATTCGAATCGCGATATCAGCCCGTCCTCCGCTTCCCTGACGGACCGGGTCTTCGAGATCCTGCAGGATGCGATCACCAAGGGGGAGATTCCCGCGGGCAGCAAGATCTCCGAGCCGGAACTGTCCAAGGCGCACGGCATCAGCCGCGGGACGCTGCGCGAGGCGTTGAGCCGCCTGGAAGAACGGCGCCTCGTCGTCCGGTCGCCGAACCACGGCGCGCGGGTCGTCTCCCTGTCCTACGAGGAACTGATCGAGACGTACCAGATCCGGGAAGCGCTTGGCGGCCTGGGCGCCAGCCTGGCGGCCGTGAACATGACCGATGAGGAGATCGCGTCGCTGCGAAGCCTGCTGCGCGAACATGAAAAAAGCATCGCGGAAGACCAGGGGCTCTCCTATTACCAGAAGGAGGGCGAACTCGATTTCCATTACCGGATCCTCAAGGGAAGCCGGAACAGGAAGCTGCTGGCCATCCTCGACGGCGGGCTCTACCAGCTGATCCGGATGTACCGCTACCAGTACAGCACCGCCAGCCCCCGGCCCTACCAGGCGCTGAAGGAGCACCACCGGATCGTCGACGCGATCGAGGAACGGGATTCGGAACTGGCGGACCTTCTCATGCGCCGCCACATCCGGACCGCCCGCCTCAGCGTCGAGGAACGGCACAGGCAGGCGATCGAGGCACAGAATCGACATGCCTGA